The Tenrec ecaudatus isolate mTenEca1 chromosome 6, mTenEca1.hap1, whole genome shotgun sequence genome has a window encoding:
- the DDX11 gene encoding ATP-dependent DNA helicase DDX11 isoform X2 — protein MAGEARETGGVHFPFPYTPYSIQKDFMAELYQLLEAGKIGIFESPTGTGKSLSLICGALSWLRDFEQKKRQEEARLLESGALTVNDGKAQPPSLSASCQETPETRGPAGEPDWVTQFVQRKEERALVDRLKEEQIRRKKREERLQQLRHNTQLKYAAKRARQEEEEVERLLRLSREMLAAGAGAEQQEQLESGEEELVLEEYESDEETRTASGVDEDEDDLEEEHVTKIYYCSRTHSQLAQFVHEVQKSPFGKDTRLVSLGSRQNLCVNKDVNRLGSVQLINDRCVEMQRSKHAPSSEKRSKAEAEKPKRRRQEGGTACPFYNHEQMQLLRDEVLLEVKDIEQLVALGKEARACPYYGSRLAIPAAQLVVLPYQMLLHAATRRVAGIRLQGQVVIIDEAHNLIDTITTIHSSEVSGSQLCQAHAQLRQYTERYGKRLKAKNLMYIKQILYLLEKFVAVLGGDIKQNPNTQSLSKTGTELQTINDFLFQSQIDNINLFKVQRYCDKSRVSRKLFGFTERHGVILASSREHPRLTGFQRFMQGLQPQANDDPVQEGEARGSQPASPLMHIEGFLAALTTANQDGRVILSRQGTLSQSSLKFLLLNPAVHFAQVVKECRAVVIAGGTMQPVSDFREQLLACAGVGAERVVEFSCGHVIPPDNILPMVICSGPSNQQLEFTYQKRELPQMVDETGRVLCNLCNVVPGGLVCFFPSYEYLRQVHARWEQNGLLARLAVRKKVFQEPRRANQVEQVLTDYSRCIKACGQAAGTVTGALLLSVVGGKMSEGINFSDSLGRCVVMVGMPYPNIKSPELQEKMAYLDQTLVTQNPGTAAPREGSGGEPVHEGRQPVYRQGHQASEGFCQHCAPGPALCPPSNPGQTACLDPRLRGGQSHLRACLCCFAQVSSGEVCCFLTRARHLWLPPAPCSRVVCQDGNGT, from the exons ATGGCTGGCGAAGCCCGAGAGACTGGGGGCGTCCACTTCCCTTTCCCATACACACCGTACTCCATCCAGAAAGACTTCATGGCAGAGCTGTACCAGCTGTTAGAAGCTGGCAAGATTGGAATCTTTGAGAGCCCAACTGGCACT GGGAAATCGTTAAGCCTGATTTGTGGGGCTCTCTCCTGGCTCCGTGACTTTGAGCAGAAGAAACGTCAAGAAGAGGCCCGGCTCCTTGAAAGTGGAGCCCTCACTGTAAATGATGGGAAGGCCCAGCCGCCATCTCTCTCTGCCTCCTGCCAAGAGACCCCAGAGACCCGTGGGCCTGCCGGAGAGCCCGACTGGGTCACTCAGTTTGtgcagaggaaggaggaaagggcccTGGTGGACCGGCTCAAG GAGGAGCAGATCCGGAGGAAGAAGCGGGAGGAGCGCCTCCAGCAGCTCCGCCACAACACGCAGCTCAAGTACGCAGCCAAGCGCGCG agacaagaagaagaagaagtggaGCGGCTGCTCCGCCTCAGCAGGGAGATGCTGGCAGCGGGAGCAGGGGCGGAGCAGCAGGAGCAGCTCGAGTCGGGGGAGGAGgagctggtcctggaggagtatGAGAGTGATGAAGAGACGCGAACTGCCAGTGG GGTAGATGAAGACGAGGATGACCTTGAGGAAGAACATGTCACCAAG ATTTATTACTGCAGCCGGACACACTCCCAGCTGGCCCAGTTTGTGCACGAGGTGCAGAAGAGCCCTTTTGGCAAGGACACTCGGCTTGTCTCACTGGGCTCTCGGCAG AACCTCTGCGTGAACAAGGACGTGAACCGCCTGGGCTCGGTGCAGCTCATCAATGACCGCTGCGTGGAGATGCAGAGAAGCAAGCACG CCCCGTCCTCAGAGAAGAGGAGCAAAGCGGAGGCTGAGAAGCCGAAGCGGAGGCGGCAGGAGGGCGGGACTGCCTGCCCCTTCTACAACCACGAGCAGATGCAGCTTCTGCGGGACGAGGTCCTCCTGGAGGTGAAGGAcattgagcagctggtggccctGGGCAAGGAGGCACGGGCCTGTCCCTACTACGGTAGTCGACTGGCCATCCCGGCGGCCCAG CTGGTGGTGCTGCCCTACCAGATGCTGCTGCATGCGGCCACACGGCGGGTGGCGGGCATCCGGCTGCAGGGCCAGGTGGTCATCATCGACGAGGCTCACAACCTGATcgacaccatcaccaccatccacAGCTCAGAAGTCAGCGGCTCCCAG CTCTGCCAGGCCCATGCCCAGCTGCGCCAGTACACGGAACGATACGG GAAGCGCTTGAAGGCCAAGAACCTGATGTACATCAAACAGATCCTGTATTTGTTGGAGAAGTTTGTGGCTGTGCTGGGAG GAGACATTAAGCAGAACCCCAATACCCAGAGCCTCTCGAAGACAG GAACAGAGCTGCAGACCATCAACGACTTCCTCTTTCAGAGCCAGATTGACAACATCAACCTGTTCAAG GTGCAGCGCTACTGTGACAAGAGCagggtcagcaggaag ctcttcggcttcaCGGAGCGACATGGAGTCATCCTGGCCTCCTCCAGGGAGCACCCCAGGCTGACTGGGTTTCAGCGCTTCATGCAGGGCCTGCAGCCCCAGGCCAATGACG ACCCTGTGCAGGAGGGCGAGGCTAGGGGATCTCAGCCTGCATCCCCACTGATGCACATCGAAGGCTTCCTGGCAGCGCTCACCACAGCCAACCAGGACGGCAGGGTCATCCTGAGCCGCCAAG gcACCCTCAGTCAGAGCAGCCTCAAATTCCTGCTTCTGAACCCAGCCGTGCACTTTGCCCAGGTGGTGAAGGAATGCCGGGCAGTGGTCATTGCAGGGGGCACCATGCAGCCG GTGTCTGACTTCCGGGAGCAGCTGCTGGCCTGTGCTGGGGTTGGCGCTGAGCGGGTGGTGGAGTTTTCCTGTG GTCACGTGATCCCTCCCGACAACATCCTGCCCATGGTCATCTGCAGCGGGCCCTCCAACCAGCAGCTGGAGTTCACCTACCAGAAAAGGGAGCTGCCGCAGATG GTGGATGAGACGGGCCGAGTCCTCTGTAACCTGTGCAATGTGGTGCCTGgagggctggtctgcttctttccCTCCTATGAGTACCTGCGCCAGGTCCATGCCCGCTGGGAGCAGAACGGCCTGCTGGCCCGCCTGGCTGTGAGGAAAAAG GTGTTTCAGGAGCCCAGGAGAGCAAACCAAGTGGAGCAGGTGCTGACGGACTATTCTAGGTGCATTAAG GCATGTGGCCAGGCTGCAGGCACAGTGACGGGCGCCCTGCTCCTCTCCGTGGTTGGAGGGAAGATGAGCGAAGGCATCAACTTCTCCGACAGTCTGGGCCG ATGTGTGGTTATGGTGGGCATGCCCTATCCCAACATCAAGTCTCCAGAGCTACAAGAGAAGATGGCTTACCTGGATCAGACCCTGGTGA CCCAAAACCCTGGGACAGCCGCCCCCAGGGAAGGCTCTGGTGGAGAACCTGTGCATGAAGGCCGTCAACCAGTCTATAG GCAGGGCCATCAGGCATCAGAAGGATTTTGCCAGCATTGTGCTCCTGGACCAGCGTTATGCCCGCCCAGCAACCCTGGCCAAACTGCCTGCCTGGATCCGAGACTGCGTGGAGGTCAAAGCCACCTTCGGGCCTGCCTTTGCTGCTTTGCGCAAG TTTCATCGGGAGAAGTCTGCTGCTTCCTGACAAGGGCACGACACCTCTGGCTCCCACCCGCTCCCTGCTCACGTGTCGTGTGccaggacgggaatgggacataa
- the DDX11 gene encoding ATP-dependent DNA helicase DDX11 isoform X1, which translates to MAGEARETGGVHFPFPYTPYSIQKDFMAELYQLLEAGKIGIFESPTGTGKSLSLICGALSWLRDFEQKKRQEEARLLESGALTVNDGKAQPPSLSASCQETPETRGPAGEPDWVTQFVQRKEERALVDRLKEEQIRRKKREERLQQLRHNTQLKYAAKRARQEEEEVERLLRLSREMLAAGAGAEQQEQLESGEEELVLEEYESDEETRTASGVDEDEDDLEEEHVTKIYYCSRTHSQLAQFVHEVQKSPFGKDTRLVSLGSRQNLCVNKDVNRLGSVQLINDRCVEMQRSKHAPSSEKRSKAEAEKPKRRRQEGGTACPFYNHEQMQLLRDEVLLEVKDIEQLVALGKEARACPYYGSRLAIPAAQLVVLPYQMLLHAATRRVAGIRLQGQVVIIDEAHNLIDTITTIHSSEVSGSQLCQAHAQLRQYTERYGKRLKAKNLMYIKQILYLLEKFVAVLGGDIKQNPNTQSLSKTGTELQTINDFLFQSQIDNINLFKVQRYCDKSRVSRKLFGFTERHGVILASSREHPRLTGFQRFMQGLQPQANDDPVQEGEARGSQPASPLMHIEGFLAALTTANQDGRVILSRQGTLSQSSLKFLLLNPAVHFAQVVKECRAVVIAGGTMQPVSDFREQLLACAGVGAERVVEFSCGHVIPPDNILPMVICSGPSNQQLEFTYQKRELPQMVDETGRVLCNLCNVVPGGLVCFFPSYEYLRQVHARWEQNGLLARLAVRKKVFQEPRRANQVEQVLTDYSRCIKACGQAAGTVTGALLLSVVGGKMSEGINFSDSLGRCVVMVGMPYPNIKSPELQEKMAYLDQTLPKTLGQPPPGKALVENLCMKAVNQSIGRAIRHQKDFASIVLLDQRYARPATLAKLPAWIRDCVEVKATFGPAFAALRKFHREKSAAS; encoded by the exons ATGGCTGGCGAAGCCCGAGAGACTGGGGGCGTCCACTTCCCTTTCCCATACACACCGTACTCCATCCAGAAAGACTTCATGGCAGAGCTGTACCAGCTGTTAGAAGCTGGCAAGATTGGAATCTTTGAGAGCCCAACTGGCACT GGGAAATCGTTAAGCCTGATTTGTGGGGCTCTCTCCTGGCTCCGTGACTTTGAGCAGAAGAAACGTCAAGAAGAGGCCCGGCTCCTTGAAAGTGGAGCCCTCACTGTAAATGATGGGAAGGCCCAGCCGCCATCTCTCTCTGCCTCCTGCCAAGAGACCCCAGAGACCCGTGGGCCTGCCGGAGAGCCCGACTGGGTCACTCAGTTTGtgcagaggaaggaggaaagggcccTGGTGGACCGGCTCAAG GAGGAGCAGATCCGGAGGAAGAAGCGGGAGGAGCGCCTCCAGCAGCTCCGCCACAACACGCAGCTCAAGTACGCAGCCAAGCGCGCG agacaagaagaagaagaagtggaGCGGCTGCTCCGCCTCAGCAGGGAGATGCTGGCAGCGGGAGCAGGGGCGGAGCAGCAGGAGCAGCTCGAGTCGGGGGAGGAGgagctggtcctggaggagtatGAGAGTGATGAAGAGACGCGAACTGCCAGTGG GGTAGATGAAGACGAGGATGACCTTGAGGAAGAACATGTCACCAAG ATTTATTACTGCAGCCGGACACACTCCCAGCTGGCCCAGTTTGTGCACGAGGTGCAGAAGAGCCCTTTTGGCAAGGACACTCGGCTTGTCTCACTGGGCTCTCGGCAG AACCTCTGCGTGAACAAGGACGTGAACCGCCTGGGCTCGGTGCAGCTCATCAATGACCGCTGCGTGGAGATGCAGAGAAGCAAGCACG CCCCGTCCTCAGAGAAGAGGAGCAAAGCGGAGGCTGAGAAGCCGAAGCGGAGGCGGCAGGAGGGCGGGACTGCCTGCCCCTTCTACAACCACGAGCAGATGCAGCTTCTGCGGGACGAGGTCCTCCTGGAGGTGAAGGAcattgagcagctggtggccctGGGCAAGGAGGCACGGGCCTGTCCCTACTACGGTAGTCGACTGGCCATCCCGGCGGCCCAG CTGGTGGTGCTGCCCTACCAGATGCTGCTGCATGCGGCCACACGGCGGGTGGCGGGCATCCGGCTGCAGGGCCAGGTGGTCATCATCGACGAGGCTCACAACCTGATcgacaccatcaccaccatccacAGCTCAGAAGTCAGCGGCTCCCAG CTCTGCCAGGCCCATGCCCAGCTGCGCCAGTACACGGAACGATACGG GAAGCGCTTGAAGGCCAAGAACCTGATGTACATCAAACAGATCCTGTATTTGTTGGAGAAGTTTGTGGCTGTGCTGGGAG GAGACATTAAGCAGAACCCCAATACCCAGAGCCTCTCGAAGACAG GAACAGAGCTGCAGACCATCAACGACTTCCTCTTTCAGAGCCAGATTGACAACATCAACCTGTTCAAG GTGCAGCGCTACTGTGACAAGAGCagggtcagcaggaag ctcttcggcttcaCGGAGCGACATGGAGTCATCCTGGCCTCCTCCAGGGAGCACCCCAGGCTGACTGGGTTTCAGCGCTTCATGCAGGGCCTGCAGCCCCAGGCCAATGACG ACCCTGTGCAGGAGGGCGAGGCTAGGGGATCTCAGCCTGCATCCCCACTGATGCACATCGAAGGCTTCCTGGCAGCGCTCACCACAGCCAACCAGGACGGCAGGGTCATCCTGAGCCGCCAAG gcACCCTCAGTCAGAGCAGCCTCAAATTCCTGCTTCTGAACCCAGCCGTGCACTTTGCCCAGGTGGTGAAGGAATGCCGGGCAGTGGTCATTGCAGGGGGCACCATGCAGCCG GTGTCTGACTTCCGGGAGCAGCTGCTGGCCTGTGCTGGGGTTGGCGCTGAGCGGGTGGTGGAGTTTTCCTGTG GTCACGTGATCCCTCCCGACAACATCCTGCCCATGGTCATCTGCAGCGGGCCCTCCAACCAGCAGCTGGAGTTCACCTACCAGAAAAGGGAGCTGCCGCAGATG GTGGATGAGACGGGCCGAGTCCTCTGTAACCTGTGCAATGTGGTGCCTGgagggctggtctgcttctttccCTCCTATGAGTACCTGCGCCAGGTCCATGCCCGCTGGGAGCAGAACGGCCTGCTGGCCCGCCTGGCTGTGAGGAAAAAG GTGTTTCAGGAGCCCAGGAGAGCAAACCAAGTGGAGCAGGTGCTGACGGACTATTCTAGGTGCATTAAG GCATGTGGCCAGGCTGCAGGCACAGTGACGGGCGCCCTGCTCCTCTCCGTGGTTGGAGGGAAGATGAGCGAAGGCATCAACTTCTCCGACAGTCTGGGCCG ATGTGTGGTTATGGTGGGCATGCCCTATCCCAACATCAAGTCTCCAGAGCTACAAGAGAAGATGGCTTACCTGGATCAGACCCTG CCCAAAACCCTGGGACAGCCGCCCCCAGGGAAGGCTCTGGTGGAGAACCTGTGCATGAAGGCCGTCAACCAGTCTATAG GCAGGGCCATCAGGCATCAGAAGGATTTTGCCAGCATTGTGCTCCTGGACCAGCGTTATGCCCGCCCAGCAACCCTGGCCAAACTGCCTGCCTGGATCCGAGACTGCGTGGAGGTCAAAGCCACCTTCGGGCCTGCCTTTGCTGCTTTGCGCAAG TTTCATCGGGAGAAGTCTGCTGCTTCCTGA